In Amblyraja radiata isolate CabotCenter1 chromosome 38, sAmbRad1.1.pri, whole genome shotgun sequence, a genomic segment contains:
- the mrtfa gene encoding myocardin-related transcription factor A, with translation MEGQETEGRTSPCLRRLCHSTFSQQEERLLQVLQLKLQQRRTREELASQGIMPPLKSPAAFHEQRRSLERARTEDYLKRKIRLRPERAELVRMHILEETSAEPSLQATQMKLKRARLADDLNEKIAQRPGPMELVEKNILPVDSSVKEAIIDNHVPYTALADNSSFDEDSSDALSPEQPGSQDSLGSLPSPTEARPVDQHHPLPTSPTQYLVSLPTGTELNRFKPVSDQQIAKLVNGVPSLITKPAPTLIKQSQPKSARDKNLRNKKLKEPKSRVKKLKYHQYMPPDQKLEKATLPLDTAYSKLLQQQQLFLQLQILCQQQQHYNYQTILPAPPKQNSDHHTSSGLTAMRPLTNSISSSGSGGMLRQNSCMAVIKPPASLPPNLDDLKVAELKQELKLRALPVSGTKTDLIERLRNYQEQMKAAAAQVPTAGPLVSKAGPLAPRPAEVLVTFGPPRCGSAPSIVASVAPADVPAAVPGVPGTVKPGAATPTPPVSPAPSDRSVQSMEENEVPAQLPLPLPLPMPSPMQVVCKEEPANGPPSCGNLRRGGAEPGKDTQAAIKDLMLQEKDKQIEELTRMLRQKQQLVEALRHQLDQEKHTLPPPPQQPSPPPATDPPGPPTVKQEHPPSSCLLSGKPGPHPYQANLPPPVTTVMVKQEGCVGAAPTLLLTASQPSRLTTGTLRTVSQTPAPGLLTNGTGTHLLLTVAPQCVSPPASTVNEQPATQAVTPCPSPEQTQQPAPTSPSKPQPHTGMMTQTGKKEQKVGLQLITGTSGAVLSYAFTPQTLPSFFVNNVTESSLQTRVNNGSTSPHKEISRSQEMDDLFDILIESGEISVNAKDITATLDLPSPPSVSPTLTMSPPLSVLKVEPPSPQLLLEPITDSQSESRLEDFLVSTTGVPLLSVDHDGTQPLSLIDDLHNQMLSSSSILEHSHSPMDTSDLHFTTDTTSLTLDLADTNLDNMEWLDLTMGGSSVGLAPLSSVTPSVFSTDFLDGHDLHLHWD, from the exons CTCTGAAGAGTCCTGCTGCATTTCACGAGCAGAGGAGGAGCTTGGAGAGGGCACGG ACTGAAGACTACTTAAAGAGAAAGATACGATTACGTCCTGAGAGAGCAGAGTTGGTCAGAATGCACATACTCGAAG AGACTTCGGCAGAGCCGTCCCTACAAGCCACGCAGATGAAGCTGAAGCGGGCAAGGCTGGCCGATGATCTGAATGAGAAGATTGCGCAGCGCCCCGGTCCCATGGAGTTGGTGGAGAAGAACATACTGCCTGTGGACTCCAGTGTCAAAGAGGCCATCATAG ATAACCATGTGCCCTACACTGCACTGGCGGACAACTCGTCGTTTGATGAAGACAGCAGTGACGCCCTTTCACCAGAGCAGCCAGGTAGCCAGGACTCACTGGGGTCCTTGCCATCCCCCACAGAAGCAAGACCCGTTGATcagcaccaccctctccccacttctccaaCCCAG TATCTTGTATCGTTGCCAACTGGAACAGAATTGAACAGGTTCAAGCCAGTGTCCGACCAGCAGATTGCAAAATTGGTCAACGGTGTGCCATCTCTCATCACCAAACCTGCGCCAACGCTCATTAAA cAAAGTCAGCCGAAATCGGCACGAGACAAGAACCTGCGGAACAAGAAGCTGAAGGAGCCAAAGTCACGGGTGAAGAAGCTGAAGTACCACCAGTACATGCCGCCGGACCAGAAGCTGGAGAAGGCCACCCTGCCACTGGACACTGCCTACTCCAAACTCCTGCAGCAACAACAGCTCTTCCTCCAGCTGCAGATACtgtgccagcagcagcagcattacAACTATCAGACCATCCTCCCCGCACCACCAAA ACAGAACAGTGATCACCACACAAGCAGTGGTCTTACAGCCATGAGGCCTCTGACCAACAGCATCTCCTCgtcgggatcagggggtatgctgAGACAGAACAGCTGCATGGCTGTCATCAAACCTCCAGCGTCTCTGCCCCCAAACCTCGATGACCTGAAG GTAGCTGAGCTGAAGCAGGAGCTGAAGCTGCGTGCCTTGCCCGTGTCGGGGACCAAGACGGACCTCATTGAGCGGCTGAGGAACTACCAGGAGCAGATGAAGGCGGCAGCGGCCCAGGTCCCCACCGCGGGGCCCCTGGTCAGCAAGGCCGGCCCTCTCGCCCCCAGACCCGCCGAGGTGCTGGTGACCTTCGGGCCTCCCCGCTGTGGCAGCGCCCCGTCCATTGTGGCCAGCGTGGCCCCCGCAGACGTGCCTGCCGCGGTGCCTGGCGTCCCCGGCACGGTCAAACCGGGCGCCGCCACGCCCACCCCTCCGGTGTCGCCCGCTCCCTCGGACCGCTCGGTACAGAGCATGGAGGAGAACGAGGTGCCGGCTcagctgcccctgcccctgcccctgcccatgCCCTCGCCCATGCAGGTGGTCTGCAAGGAGGAGCCCGCCAACGGCCCGCCGAGCTGCGGCAACCTCCGGCGCGGGGGCGCGGAGCCGGGCAAGGACACGCAGGCCGCCATCAAGGACCTGATGCTGCAGGAGAAGGACAAGCAGATCGAGGAGCTGACCAGGATGCTGAGGCAGAAACAGCAGCTGGTCGAGGCTCTGCGACACCAGCTCGACCAGGAGAAACACaccctgccgccgccgccgcagcaACCGTCGCCCCCTCCGGCCACCGACCCGCCCGGCCCACCCACCGTCAAGCAAGAACACCCGCCCTCTAGTTGCCTCCTCTCGGGCAAGCCCGGCCCGCACCCCTACCAGGCCAACCTGCCGCCGCCGGTGACGACGGTGATGGTGAAGCAGGAGGGCTGTGTGGGAGCGGCGCCCACCCTCCTGCTGACCGCCTCCCAGCCGAGCCGGCTGACCACGGGCACGCTGAGGACGGTCTCGCAGACCCCCGCCCCGGGACTGCTGACCAACGGCACGGGCACCCACCTCCTCCTCACCGTGGCCCCGCAGTGTGTCTCACCCCCAGCCAGCACCGTCAACGAACAGCCGGCCACGCAG gcAGTGACGCCTTGCCCATCGCCAGAGCAGACACAGCAACCAGCCCCCACCTCCCCGTCAAAGCCACAGCCCCACACAGGAATGATGACCCAGACAGGAAAGAAG GAGCAGAAGGTGGGCCTGCAGCTGATCACTGGGACATCCGGCGCTGTGCTGTCATATGCCTTCACACCTCAAACCCTGCCGTCGTTCTTTGTAAACAATGTGACGGAGAGCTCGCTACAGACTCGGGTGAATAACGGATCCACCTCCCCACACAAG GAAATCTCCAGGAGCCAAGAGATGGACGATTTGTTCGATATCCTCATTGAAAGTGGAG AGATTTCAGTCAATGCCAAGGACATTACCGCCACTTTAGACCTGCCGTCTCCTCCGAGTGTGTCTCCCACGCTAACCATGTCCCCGCCGCTCTCTGTTCTCAAAGTGGAGCCACCGTCTCCTCAGTTGCTGCTGGAGCCCATCACCGACAGTCAGTCGGAGAGCCGGCTGGAGGACTTTCTCGTCAGCACGACCGGGGTGCCGTTGTTATCCGTGGACCATGACGGCACTCAGCCTCTCTCGCTGATCGACGATCTACACAACCAAATGCTGAGCAGCTCCAGTATACTGGAGCACTCGCACTCTCCCATGGACACCTCGGACTTGCACTTCACCACCGACACCACCAGCCTGACCCTGGACCTTGCCGACACTAACTTGGACAACATGGAGTGGCTGGACCTCACTATGGGCGGCTCCTCGGTGGGTCTCGCTCCCTTGAGCTCCGTGACCCCCAGCGTCTTCTCCACTGACTTCCTAGACGGTCACGACTTGCATTTACACTGGGATTAA